The sequence below is a genomic window from Sphingobium sp. EP60837.
CCGCGCGGGCATGCTTTCCTTAAGCGCCGCGACTTCCGCCTTCAGCGCCTCGGCCTTCTCCATATCCTTGGCGGCCATGGCCGCACCGATGGCTTTGCTCGCCTCGTTGCGGCGTGCCTGACCTTGCTGCAATTCCGTCTTGATCGCGCGGCTTCGCTCATCCAGCGCCAATATCTCCGTGCTGGAAGCACCAAGCCCCCGCCGTGCCAAACCGGCGTCGAAAGCTGCGGGATTTTCGCGGATGAAACGAATGTCATGCATGGGTCAGCCCTATGCCGTTCCGCGCCGAACCGCGCAACCCTGCGCGCTCCCGACCGTTTGTCCTTGCAAGTTGTCAGGAAAGGAACCGGGTGATGTGGATCGATCATGATGCGATGGTACTGGTGGCTGACGGGCGCAAAATGCTGTTCTTCAGGAACAAGGGCGACCGAATGGCCCCAAATCTGGAAGCCGAGACGGTGAAGCTGCAAGACAATCCCTATGATCGGGATCAGGCATCCGACGCCCCCGGCCGCTCGATCAATTCGGTGGGCAGTAGCCGGAGCGCCATGGAGCAGACCGACTTTCATGAACTGGAG
It includes:
- a CDS encoding host attachment family protein; protein product: MWIDHDAMVLVADGRKMLFFRNKGDRMAPNLEAETVKLQDNPYDRDQASDAPGRSINSVGSSRSAMEQTDFHELEETRFAAEAAELLKRRALSNEFEKLIVVAPPAALGEMRKHYHKEVQSRLVGEIAKDLANHPVPEIEKIIAQS